From Curtobacterium sp. SGAir0471, the proteins below share one genomic window:
- a CDS encoding NADP-dependent oxidoreductase: MKVVGVETFGGPEALAVHEVPEPHAGPGTVRIKVQAFAVNPTDTGVREGQRDSSEASPPYVPGMDAAGVIDEVGPDVHDWQVGDQVMAIALPLSEHGGAYVEHLVAPLGSFTRIPAGLSIEEAATIPMNGLTALQILARADLAEGDTLAVTGAAGLLGNYVVQLAEKRGITVIADAAPKDEDLVRSLGPYHMVRRGDGFAAAVRGIEHDGVDALADAAVQRDEVVDAVRDGGFFADVRGWEGNGARGIRFERIMVFSEYTSFDLLEELRQAVEDGVLTPRVAEVLPASRAAEAHERLAAGGTRGRFVLTW; this comes from the coding sequence ATGAAGGTCGTCGGAGTCGAAACGTTCGGAGGGCCCGAAGCCCTCGCCGTCCACGAGGTCCCGGAGCCGCACGCTGGCCCCGGCACCGTCCGCATCAAGGTGCAGGCGTTCGCCGTGAACCCCACCGACACCGGGGTGCGTGAGGGGCAGCGGGACTCGTCCGAGGCCTCGCCGCCGTACGTGCCCGGGATGGACGCCGCCGGGGTGATCGACGAGGTCGGACCCGACGTGCATGACTGGCAGGTCGGTGACCAGGTCATGGCGATCGCCCTGCCGCTGTCCGAGCACGGCGGCGCTTACGTCGAGCACCTCGTCGCACCGCTTGGCTCCTTCACGCGGATCCCGGCAGGCCTGTCGATCGAGGAGGCCGCGACAATCCCGATGAACGGGCTGACCGCGCTGCAGATCCTCGCGCGCGCCGATCTGGCGGAGGGCGACACGCTCGCCGTCACCGGGGCCGCCGGGCTGCTCGGCAACTACGTCGTGCAGCTCGCGGAGAAGCGCGGCATCACGGTCATCGCCGACGCAGCACCCAAGGACGAGGACCTCGTACGTTCCCTCGGGCCGTACCACATGGTGCGGCGGGGTGATGGGTTCGCGGCGGCCGTCCGGGGTATCGAGCACGACGGGGTCGACGCGCTCGCCGACGCCGCGGTGCAGCGGGACGAGGTCGTCGACGCGGTACGGGACGGCGGGTTCTTCGCGGACGTCCGAGGCTGGGAGGGCAACGGCGCCCGCGGCATCCGGTTCGAGCGGATCATGGTGTTCTCGGAGTACACCTCGTTCGACCTGCTCGAGGAGCTGCGGCAGGCCGTGGAGGACGGGGTCCTCACCCCGCGGGTGGCGGAGGTGCTGCCCGCTTCGCGGGCCGCGGAGGCGCACGAGCGGCTGGCCGCCGGTGGGACGCGCGGGCGGTTCGTACTGACCTGGTGA
- a CDS encoding DUF4395 domain-containing protein, giving the protein MTTTNDTARGIDPRSPRFGAAITTVLLAATIVLTLVPATWPVGIVLLAVIVVLFGVGGIAGIRRHPYGAIFRRFVRPRLGPPAELEAPEPPTFAQRVGLVITALALVLAMVGVPYAAPVGAAIALVAAFLNAVFDVCIGCLMYVWLVRVGLFRSGRPAA; this is encoded by the coding sequence ATGACCACCACGAACGACACCGCGCGCGGGATCGACCCCCGCTCCCCTCGCTTCGGCGCCGCGATCACGACGGTGCTCCTCGCCGCGACGATCGTCCTCACCCTCGTCCCCGCGACGTGGCCCGTCGGCATCGTCCTGCTCGCCGTGATCGTCGTGCTCTTCGGTGTCGGCGGCATCGCCGGGATCCGCCGCCATCCCTACGGTGCGATCTTCCGCCGGTTCGTCCGCCCGCGGCTCGGTCCGCCCGCCGAACTCGAGGCGCCGGAACCCCCGACCTTCGCGCAGCGGGTCGGCTTGGTCATCACGGCACTGGCCCTCGTGCTGGCAATGGTCGGTGTGCCGTACGCCGCACCGGTCGGTGCCGCGATCGCGCTCGTCGCCGCGTTCCTCAACGCCGTCTTCGACGTCTGCATCGGGTGCCTGATGTACGTGTGGCTCGTCCGGGTCGGCCTGTTCCGTTCGGGGCGACCAGCGGCCTGA
- a CDS encoding TlpA family protein disulfide reductase, translated as MTVGAAIAVLVGVLALATVLGLVLRRQTGRARSTAALGADDLAAAEDYGTTATLVQFSTPTCARCPATRRQLDVLTDRHTGVRRIEVDLAERPDLAERFDVMQTPTVLLLDAQRTVRTRFGGPPRPAELTAALDSVLTADSPETR; from the coding sequence ATGACCGTCGGAGCAGCGATCGCCGTCCTCGTGGGGGTGCTCGCCCTCGCGACCGTCCTCGGCCTGGTCCTCCGACGCCAGACGGGGCGTGCCCGCAGCACGGCTGCACTCGGAGCCGATGACCTCGCTGCCGCCGAGGACTACGGCACCACAGCGACGCTCGTCCAGTTCTCCACGCCCACCTGCGCACGCTGTCCCGCAACCCGGCGACAACTCGACGTCCTCACCGACCGGCACACGGGGGTCCGTCGCATCGAGGTCGACCTCGCCGAACGCCCCGACCTCGCGGAGCGCTTCGACGTCATGCAGACACCGACAGTCCTCCTCCTCGACGCGCAGCGAACCGTGCGGACACGCTTCGGCGGGCCGCCCCGCCCCGCGGAACTCACTGCCGCCCTCGACTCCGTCCTGACCGCCGACTCCCCGGAGACACGATGA
- the vsr gene encoding DNA mismatch endonuclease Vsr — MEQWEADDARRRHMARFGRRDTAPELAVRRELHRRGRRFFVDRQVSRRCRVRPDLVFPRARVAVFVDGCFWHLCEEHTHLPKANAELRRRKLLANRLRDARNQAILTAEGWRVVRSWEHDDPATVADQVEHELDRWSAIVTGHPGRRRS, encoded by the coding sequence GTGGAGCAGTGGGAAGCAGACGACGCGCGCCGCCGACACATGGCGCGGTTCGGCCGACGGGACACCGCACCCGAGCTCGCCGTCCGACGTGAACTCCATCGCCGCGGCCGTCGGTTCTTCGTCGACCGGCAGGTGAGCCGACGCTGTCGGGTCCGCCCCGACCTCGTCTTCCCCCGCGCCCGGGTGGCGGTGTTCGTGGACGGCTGCTTCTGGCACCTCTGCGAGGAGCACACCCACCTGCCGAAGGCGAACGCCGAGCTGCGGCGCCGGAAGCTCCTCGCGAACCGGCTGCGCGACGCTCGGAACCAGGCGATCCTCACGGCCGAGGGCTGGCGCGTCGTCCGCTCGTGGGAACACGACGACCCCGCGACGGTCGCAGACCAGGTCGAGCACGAACTCGACCGCTGGAGCGCCATCGTCACGGGGCACCCGGGGCGGAGGCGATCGTGA
- a CDS encoding DUF1653 domain-containing protein yields the protein MSDNVAPGRYRHFKGGEYEVVLVAKDVETEEPVVVYQALYGERGHWVRALADFTAYVSRDGYEGPRFVHLV from the coding sequence GTGAGCGACAACGTGGCCCCTGGGCGGTACCGGCACTTCAAGGGCGGGGAGTACGAGGTGGTCCTCGTGGCGAAGGACGTCGAGACCGAGGAGCCGGTCGTCGTGTACCAGGCGCTGTACGGCGAGCGGGGGCACTGGGTGCGGGCACTCGCCGACTTCACCGCGTACGTGTCGCGGGACGGGTACGAGGGGCCGCGGTTCGTTCACCTGGTGTGA
- a CDS encoding alpha/beta hydrolase gives MIADPTAGDPRSIRSVAQRLQQRSSGIRSASNEVRRQAEVVTDGEWKAKNKTSFAAAAAEVGGSGERIASHVDRAATVLIAYATRIEQIQSEALTIKAAQERNHDDLTANARAVEKLRESVADDASVRMLGLSTVAAGLQVSKVALEQSWQNLVARRRAADAEAAAKLGESEVIGAFATSAAAITGMTDEQLLSFLSGLRPEEIVAIAGNTALADRLRKVDDPRAVSQWWSALGGADGKGSRDAHSAVQEAFVAAFPAVVGNLNGVAYWARDSANRITLKSALAAAKQRVQALEAQRNGPGWSPALESRLADATKYRDQLQNFDAGRRKHYDLNREGVRQLTSLTLGPPPLGAISIGDLDTAANATYVVPGMGTTLQDSTRLLLAAANLRNAQSLFTTDDTAVVAWIGYETPGPISDGDPSVLYDGKAHKGAPLLSAELEGYRASVGPDTKLNVVAHSYGTTMSSIAVSQSPDLGVNSYVALGSAGIPIDVPNAASLHADHVYAGTGDEWVAPGGRIGSGRNDPDSFGFGAEHLDVGPGDGHEGVNAHDPLRHDDDENQGSWGYFDEGTNSLLNTAEATTR, from the coding sequence ATGATCGCGGATCCGACCGCCGGTGACCCACGGTCGATTCGTTCCGTCGCACAGCGCCTGCAACAGCGATCGTCGGGGATCCGCTCGGCTTCCAACGAGGTACGCCGGCAGGCGGAGGTCGTCACCGACGGTGAGTGGAAAGCAAAGAACAAGACGTCGTTCGCCGCGGCAGCAGCCGAAGTCGGCGGAAGCGGCGAGCGCATCGCCAGCCACGTCGATCGAGCTGCCACAGTCCTGATCGCCTACGCAACGAGGATCGAGCAGATCCAGTCCGAAGCTCTGACCATCAAGGCGGCTCAGGAACGGAATCACGATGACCTGACTGCGAATGCCCGGGCAGTCGAGAAGCTGCGGGAATCGGTCGCCGATGACGCCTCGGTCCGGATGCTCGGTCTCTCCACGGTGGCAGCCGGACTGCAGGTGTCGAAGGTCGCGCTCGAGCAGTCCTGGCAGAACCTCGTTGCACGCCGCCGGGCGGCTGATGCGGAGGCCGCGGCGAAGCTCGGCGAGTCCGAGGTGATCGGCGCATTCGCGACGAGTGCTGCCGCGATCACGGGGATGACCGACGAGCAGCTGCTCTCCTTCCTCAGCGGCTTGCGACCAGAGGAGATCGTCGCGATCGCCGGGAACACGGCACTCGCTGACCGGCTTCGCAAGGTCGACGATCCCAGGGCTGTTTCGCAATGGTGGTCCGCGCTCGGCGGCGCCGACGGAAAGGGCTCGCGGGATGCGCACTCGGCTGTCCAGGAGGCATTCGTCGCGGCCTTCCCTGCAGTGGTAGGCAACCTCAACGGAGTCGCGTACTGGGCGCGCGACTCTGCAAACAGGATCACCCTGAAGTCTGCGCTCGCCGCGGCGAAGCAGCGAGTGCAGGCATTGGAGGCGCAGCGCAACGGACCCGGATGGTCTCCTGCCCTGGAGTCGCGGCTGGCTGACGCCACGAAGTACCGCGACCAGCTGCAGAACTTCGACGCGGGCCGCAGGAAGCACTACGACCTGAACCGGGAGGGCGTCCGTCAGCTCACGTCCCTCACGCTGGGTCCTCCCCCGCTCGGCGCGATCAGCATCGGCGATCTTGACACCGCCGCGAACGCCACGTACGTCGTGCCCGGAATGGGGACGACGCTGCAGGACTCCACGCGACTCCTCCTCGCTGCAGCAAACCTCCGGAACGCGCAGTCCCTCTTCACGACCGACGACACCGCGGTCGTTGCATGGATCGGTTACGAGACGCCCGGACCGATCTCTGACGGCGACCCCTCGGTCCTGTACGACGGCAAGGCGCACAAGGGCGCCCCGCTGCTCAGCGCCGAACTGGAGGGCTACCGCGCTTCAGTCGGTCCGGACACGAAACTCAATGTCGTCGCGCACTCCTACGGAACGACGATGAGCAGCATCGCCGTCAGCCAATCGCCAGACCTCGGCGTGAACAGCTACGTCGCTCTCGGCTCTGCGGGCATCCCCATCGACGTCCCGAACGCTGCGTCGCTGCATGCTGACCACGTGTATGCGGGTACCGGCGACGAATGGGTCGCTCCGGGAGGGCGCATCGGAAGTGGTCGAAACGATCCTGACTCGTTCGGCTTCGGCGCCGAGCACCTCGATGTGGGTCCCGGCGATGGGCACGAGGGCGTCAATGCTCATGATCCGCTGCGGCACGACGACGACGAGAACCAGGGCAGCTGGGGATACTTCGATGAAGGCACGAATTCACTCCTGAACACGGCGGAGGCCACAACGCGATGA
- a CDS encoding SDR family NAD(P)-dependent oxidoreductase has translation MTTTPTAQTESRTALVTGASSGIGEAIARELAAAGLVVAVHGRDEQRTCAVAEDIERQGGRAVALTADLSQGPDVVRVLATEARTQLGGHVDVLVNNAGVYPGGPTESLDDDTVDALLATNVRAPHVLVAALAPGMAERGSGHIVNIGSWMARVGVPFMALYPATKAAVEQLTRAWAAEYGHRGIRVVTVAPGATATPGNADSADVLAAMTQGTPAGVPVQPVDIARAVRWVVSDQAAFVTGGTIDVDGGIASTRLG, from the coding sequence ATGACCACCACACCCACCGCCCAGACCGAATCACGCACCGCCCTCGTCACCGGCGCCTCGAGCGGCATCGGCGAGGCAATCGCGCGGGAGCTCGCCGCCGCCGGACTCGTCGTCGCCGTGCACGGCCGCGACGAGCAGCGCACCTGCGCCGTCGCCGAGGACATCGAACGCCAGGGCGGCCGCGCCGTCGCCCTCACCGCCGACCTGTCGCAGGGCCCCGACGTCGTCCGCGTCCTCGCCACCGAGGCCCGCACTCAGCTCGGCGGCCACGTCGACGTCCTCGTGAACAACGCCGGCGTCTACCCGGGAGGCCCGACCGAGTCCCTCGACGACGACACCGTCGACGCCCTGCTCGCCACGAACGTCCGCGCGCCCCACGTCCTCGTCGCCGCCCTCGCCCCAGGCATGGCCGAGCGCGGCAGCGGCCACATCGTCAACATCGGCTCGTGGATGGCCCGCGTCGGCGTCCCCTTCATGGCCCTCTACCCCGCCACGAAGGCCGCGGTCGAACAGCTCACCCGCGCCTGGGCCGCCGAGTACGGCCACCGCGGCATCCGCGTCGTCACGGTCGCCCCGGGAGCGACGGCCACCCCGGGCAACGCCGACTCGGCCGACGTCCTCGCCGCGATGACGCAGGGCACCCCCGCGGGCGTCCCGGTGCAGCCGGTCGACATCGCCCGCGCGGTCCGCTGGGTGGTCTCCGATCAGGCCGCGTTCGTCACCGGCGGCACCATCGACGTCGACGGCGGCATCGCCTCCACGCGGCTGGGCTGA
- a CDS encoding AraC family transcriptional regulator: protein MDERITQHLDRAAATASAHAAVPGRDRQDAVARVGSAHHAETLGLTVSKVHEPTGLFDRRYEPSMSVVLRGRKRSIVGDDDQVWGSERFIITPVDLPVVAGVVDAAGEQGFVAVVWRLDPAVVGEVVASMTVPAGAAGAPGSAAAFSASSLAGAVSPLPRLGSWTAPLADAFARLVGLLDAPEDIPVLFPLVSREVVLRLLQTEQAPRITAALDGTGRTVVAGATALLTGRMSEAWSMERLARELRVSESTLFARFKEATGMTPAQYLKRTRLGEARRRMVVHGDTAAQAAAAVGFRSASHFSRDYREAYGRPPAADAVVVRGQLALATAL, encoded by the coding sequence GTGGACGAGCGGATCACGCAGCACCTCGACCGTGCGGCGGCCACGGCGTCCGCGCACGCAGCGGTCCCCGGGCGGGACAGGCAGGACGCCGTCGCCCGTGTCGGGTCGGCGCACCACGCGGAGACGCTCGGGTTGACCGTGTCGAAGGTGCACGAGCCGACCGGGTTGTTCGACCGGCGGTACGAGCCGTCGATGTCGGTCGTGCTGCGGGGTCGGAAGCGCTCGATCGTGGGGGACGACGACCAGGTGTGGGGCAGCGAGCGGTTCATCATCACGCCCGTGGACCTGCCGGTCGTCGCCGGGGTGGTGGACGCTGCGGGGGAGCAGGGCTTCGTCGCCGTGGTGTGGCGGCTTGACCCGGCGGTGGTGGGGGAGGTCGTGGCGTCGATGACGGTGCCGGCTGGTGCTGCGGGCGCTCCGGGTTCTGCTGCTGCTTTTTCGGCTTCGTCGCTCGCGGGAGCGGTGTCGCCGCTGCCTCGACTGGGGAGCTGGACGGCGCCGCTCGCGGATGCATTCGCCCGGTTGGTCGGGCTGCTCGACGCACCGGAGGACATCCCCGTGCTCTTCCCGCTCGTGTCGCGGGAGGTGGTGCTGCGGTTGCTCCAGACGGAGCAGGCGCCGCGGATCACGGCGGCTCTGGACGGGACCGGGCGCACGGTGGTGGCCGGAGCCACGGCGCTGCTGACCGGGCGGATGTCTGAGGCGTGGTCGATGGAGCGGCTCGCGCGGGAGCTGCGGGTGAGCGAGTCGACGTTGTTCGCCCGGTTCAAGGAGGCGACGGGGATGACGCCGGCGCAGTACCTCAAGCGGACGCGGCTGGGGGAGGCACGGCGGCGGATGGTGGTGCACGGGGACACTGCGGCGCAGGCCGCGGCGGCGGTGGGGTTCCGGAGTGCGTCGCACTTCTCGCGGGACTACCGGGAGGCGTACGGGAGGCCGCCGGCGGCGGATGCGGTGGTGGTGCGGGGGCAGTTGGCGTTGGCTACTGCGCTGTAG
- a CDS encoding EcsC family protein: MFISEDGVDASPQMSPYEQKAWDALHNHWDRRDNRRGIPNWASTALDRTGAAASSAAGQVVRVVPEVVKKPIRQASTAVTEAALKPAIESAAALLELVNDWALELNDPEAVVKLARKRDIEIEHFTELRAQDLKSCDRLLTTNTLQWRTAGAAEGATMGALALVPIAGLPAAITADIIVIQVLSTAIAARVAYSYGFDAKDPEEQEFIQRLVRRSFLAQAGKAAPLREVSHAAQAVKGRVNWSAKLRADNRLLAALEKVMKHLGPSGAHVSVQSAAKFLPVIGIVIGAGVNSAVLGRVAEDAKRYCQTRFLSEKYGLPLPSALAFDSEDELLEDDSEASSASPSAWPHTTGLRGRSDDSN, translated from the coding sequence GTGTTCATAAGTGAAGATGGCGTGGATGCCAGCCCGCAGATGAGTCCCTACGAGCAGAAGGCGTGGGACGCCCTGCACAACCACTGGGATCGCCGCGACAATCGCCGCGGAATACCCAACTGGGCGAGCACGGCGCTCGACCGCACCGGCGCGGCCGCTTCCTCGGCCGCGGGGCAAGTCGTTCGCGTCGTTCCTGAGGTGGTGAAGAAGCCGATCCGTCAGGCGAGCACCGCCGTCACGGAGGCCGCTCTCAAGCCCGCTATCGAAAGCGCGGCCGCCCTCCTCGAGCTCGTCAACGACTGGGCGCTCGAACTCAACGACCCGGAGGCGGTCGTCAAGCTTGCGCGGAAGCGCGACATCGAGATCGAGCACTTCACCGAGCTGCGCGCACAAGACCTCAAGTCGTGTGACCGTCTCTTGACGACGAACACCCTACAGTGGCGAACGGCCGGTGCGGCGGAGGGGGCGACGATGGGAGCCCTCGCGCTCGTCCCGATCGCAGGTCTTCCGGCCGCCATCACCGCCGACATCATCGTCATTCAGGTGCTCAGCACGGCGATCGCTGCTCGGGTCGCGTACTCGTACGGTTTCGACGCGAAGGACCCGGAGGAGCAAGAGTTCATCCAGCGTCTGGTCCGGCGCTCCTTCCTCGCGCAGGCGGGCAAGGCCGCTCCGCTACGCGAGGTGAGCCATGCGGCGCAAGCAGTCAAGGGGCGAGTCAACTGGTCTGCGAAGTTGCGCGCCGACAACCGCCTCTTGGCCGCGCTCGAGAAGGTGATGAAGCACCTTGGTCCGTCAGGAGCACACGTATCCGTCCAGAGCGCAGCGAAGTTCCTCCCGGTCATCGGCATCGTCATCGGCGCTGGCGTGAACTCCGCCGTACTCGGTCGAGTCGCGGAGGATGCGAAGCGGTACTGCCAGACGCGCTTCCTCAGCGAGAAGTACGGTCTGCCCCTTCCGAGTGCTCTGGCTTTCGACTCCGAGGACGAGCTGCTCGAGGACGACTCCGAAGCAAGCTCCGCGTCTCCTTCCGCATGGCCGCACACAACGGGTCTGAGGGGACGATCTGATGACTCGAACTGA
- a CDS encoding AAA family ATPase: MTRTENRLERLRAALQYLADHGSGRRIEVWEHVESRVPLGDDEQQFNTAGQPQGQSDFLWGTTALVHAGFMEKPRRGEWTVTDAGRAIIQPEVSLEEFGRELSDRRRAFQRAQRDDLELRLRSEIVPPDSRAETIRMTEQLFVERGLRDLDSVFAPGRAVWRAEVAAELREHFLEQPEIEGDDFLSKLRNQFSAASDDARLLMAEIICWQILPLQTPGERKKRERVTALLDLMAHPVTIPAEIERAFRSWSFNPGTGMSVQLFRALSIVVEAVVRWINLPADDRARALDDPWAWRDFVQSLPGSSFPTQRNELLYLVHPGVFGEVVSGDNREAIRAAFIGEINGQAEDDPDAAFQQITIALQQKVKGPALYYVDPLVSRWQNQAAPKPVTPSVPEPPEPKPIGDPARSTFPLVSMGLADRLHMPAAWLQDTLDLIERRKQVILYGPPGTGKTFLAQALSKHVTDGTDGETTIVQFHPTYSYEDFFEGFRPVANDDSGNLAFSLRKGPLRRLADSAAANPEANYFLVIDEINRGNIAKVFGELYFLLEYRDSEISLLYSDEPFTLPSNIFVIGTMNTADRSIAMLDAAMRRRFAFIELHPERDPVRDVLAGWAATKGLQDDRADLLTRLNTAIADHDAKVGPSFLMRDLDADGLADVWRYEILPLLAEHHYGDGVDLEARYGLAALRRQATPSAADGAEGADTAD, translated from the coding sequence ATGACTCGAACTGAGAACCGACTCGAACGACTACGGGCGGCGCTGCAGTACCTGGCGGATCACGGCTCCGGTCGGCGGATCGAGGTGTGGGAACACGTCGAATCGCGCGTCCCGCTGGGGGACGATGAGCAGCAGTTCAACACCGCTGGTCAGCCGCAGGGCCAGTCGGACTTCCTCTGGGGGACGACCGCCCTCGTGCACGCCGGTTTCATGGAGAAGCCGCGGCGCGGTGAGTGGACCGTGACCGATGCTGGACGGGCGATCATCCAGCCCGAGGTGTCGCTCGAGGAGTTCGGGCGAGAGCTTTCGGACCGTCGTCGGGCCTTTCAGAGGGCCCAACGCGACGACCTCGAACTCCGGCTGCGTTCGGAGATCGTTCCGCCGGACAGCCGTGCCGAGACCATTCGGATGACCGAGCAGCTCTTCGTCGAGCGTGGTCTCCGGGACCTCGACTCCGTGTTCGCACCGGGACGAGCTGTGTGGCGAGCGGAAGTTGCCGCGGAGCTGCGCGAGCACTTCTTGGAGCAACCCGAGATCGAGGGTGATGACTTCTTGTCGAAGCTGCGCAACCAGTTCTCGGCTGCCAGCGACGATGCGCGGTTGCTGATGGCAGAGATCATCTGCTGGCAGATCCTTCCCCTCCAGACACCCGGGGAACGGAAGAAGCGTGAACGTGTCACGGCGCTCCTCGACCTGATGGCACACCCGGTAACGATCCCGGCCGAGATAGAGCGCGCCTTCCGCTCGTGGTCGTTCAATCCCGGTACCGGTATGTCAGTACAGCTGTTCCGTGCGCTGTCCATCGTGGTCGAAGCGGTGGTGCGATGGATCAACTTGCCTGCTGATGACCGAGCACGAGCGCTCGACGATCCGTGGGCCTGGCGCGACTTCGTGCAGAGCCTCCCCGGATCGTCCTTTCCGACACAGCGCAACGAGCTGTTGTACCTCGTGCACCCCGGTGTGTTCGGCGAGGTTGTCTCGGGGGACAACCGGGAGGCCATCCGTGCGGCCTTCATCGGTGAGATCAACGGCCAGGCCGAGGACGACCCCGATGCCGCGTTCCAGCAGATCACGATCGCCCTGCAGCAGAAGGTGAAGGGCCCGGCGTTGTACTACGTCGATCCGCTCGTATCTCGGTGGCAGAATCAGGCTGCCCCGAAGCCGGTCACACCATCAGTTCCGGAACCACCTGAACCGAAGCCGATTGGCGATCCTGCGCGTTCGACATTCCCTCTGGTCTCGATGGGCCTGGCCGACCGCCTCCACATGCCCGCAGCCTGGCTCCAAGACACCCTCGACCTCATCGAACGCCGGAAGCAGGTCATCCTCTACGGCCCGCCCGGCACCGGCAAGACATTCCTCGCGCAGGCACTGTCGAAGCACGTGACGGACGGGACCGACGGCGAGACCACAATCGTGCAGTTCCATCCGACGTACTCGTACGAGGATTTCTTCGAGGGCTTCCGTCCCGTCGCGAACGACGACAGCGGGAACCTCGCCTTCAGCCTCCGGAAGGGGCCGCTCCGACGCCTCGCCGACAGCGCCGCCGCCAACCCCGAGGCGAACTACTTCCTCGTCATCGACGAGATCAACCGCGGCAACATTGCGAAGGTCTTCGGCGAGCTCTACTTTCTCCTCGAGTACCGCGACAGCGAGATCTCGCTGCTCTACAGTGACGAGCCGTTCACGCTGCCGAGCAACATCTTTGTCATCGGCACGATGAACACCGCCGATCGCTCGATCGCGATGCTCGACGCCGCCATGCGGCGTCGCTTCGCGTTCATCGAGCTGCACCCGGAACGCGACCCCGTCCGCGACGTGCTCGCCGGCTGGGCGGCGACCAAGGGCCTCCAGGACGACCGTGCGGACCTGCTGACGCGACTCAACACGGCCATCGCCGACCACGACGCTAAGGTGGGGCCGTCGTTCCTGATGCGCGACCTCGACGCGGACGGCCTGGCGGACGTGTGGCGGTACGAGATCCTGCCGCTCCTCGCGGAGCACCACTACGGCGACGGAGTCGACCTGGAGGCGCGGTACGGCCTGGCAGCGCTGCGTCGCCAGGCGACGCCCTCCGCCGCGGACGGGGCCGAAGGTGCCGACACCGCGGATTGA
- a CDS encoding McrC family protein, protein MPREVAAGLVAARIADVSPTFVADEYRISSVRKVGVVRIAGHDVWIRPKTPVRRLFAMLGYARAGSAIWEDEDFGFAADEDLVPALAHAFERQASRALAGGALRGYVTRDDALPLVRGRWRIGDQLTRRGGQPLPVEVSFDDFVEDIAENQLVLTAATRLLRLPGVPADVVGRLRRVVRVLDGVTVVPVGATVPAVRSDRRNTRYSAVLPLASLVLSGASIKQRAGSLVGAGFLVDMWSVFEDFVTAALREAFRPYGGELVAQYMSTLDVEGRVKIAPDLVWLVDGEVRACIDVKYKVEKRGQYPNADLSQMAAYCRRFGLGEGRLVYAAGASDSVGRVMLIDGPVVRRSAVVLDKPSARIVDDMSRLARDLANGDASVTALLDGRGHVRR, encoded by the coding sequence ATGCCGCGTGAGGTGGCTGCCGGCCTCGTCGCGGCACGGATCGCGGACGTCTCGCCGACGTTCGTGGCGGACGAGTACCGCATCAGCAGTGTGCGGAAGGTCGGTGTCGTGCGGATAGCCGGTCACGACGTGTGGATCCGACCGAAGACGCCGGTGCGGCGGCTGTTCGCGATGCTCGGCTACGCGCGGGCGGGGAGCGCGATCTGGGAGGACGAGGATTTCGGCTTCGCGGCCGACGAGGACCTCGTGCCGGCGCTGGCGCATGCGTTCGAGCGGCAGGCCTCGCGGGCACTCGCAGGAGGGGCGCTGCGCGGGTACGTGACGCGGGACGATGCGCTGCCGCTGGTGCGCGGACGGTGGCGCATCGGTGACCAGCTCACGCGGCGGGGTGGGCAGCCGCTACCGGTCGAGGTGTCGTTCGACGATTTTGTGGAGGACATCGCGGAGAACCAGCTCGTGCTGACCGCGGCGACGCGGTTGCTCCGGCTGCCGGGAGTGCCGGCCGACGTCGTCGGTCGGCTGCGGCGCGTGGTGCGGGTGCTCGACGGGGTGACGGTGGTCCCGGTCGGGGCGACGGTGCCGGCGGTGCGGTCGGATCGTCGTAACACACGGTACTCGGCGGTGCTGCCGCTGGCGTCGCTCGTGCTGTCGGGCGCGTCGATCAAGCAGCGGGCCGGGTCACTCGTGGGCGCCGGGTTCCTCGTCGACATGTGGTCGGTGTTCGAGGACTTCGTGACGGCTGCGCTGCGGGAGGCGTTCCGGCCGTACGGGGGAGAGCTCGTGGCGCAGTACATGTCGACTCTCGACGTCGAGGGGAGGGTGAAGATCGCGCCGGACCTGGTGTGGCTCGTCGACGGGGAGGTGCGGGCGTGCATCGACGTGAAGTACAAGGTCGAGAAGCGCGGGCAGTACCCGAACGCTGATCTGTCCCAGATGGCGGCGTACTGCCGGAGGTTCGGGTTGGGAGAGGGGCGGCTCGTGTATGCGGCGGGCGCGTCAGACTCCGTCGGGCGAGTGATGCTCATCGATGGGCCCGTCGTCCGTCGCTCGGCTGTTGTCCTGGACAAGCCGAGCGCGAGGATCGTGGACGACATGTCGCGCTTGGCTCGCGATCTCGCGAACGGCGACGCGAGCGTCACGGCGCTTCTCGACGGCCGGGGACACGTTCGTAGGTGA